The nucleotide sequence TTATTTCCTAAGAACTCAATTTACTCAAGCCCTTCTTTGCTCTTTTAGTAAAAAACAGCTTCTCATTTAGTTTGCCACAAATGTAGCACTTCTCAAAGTGAACATACACTGATATTTTCTAGCCCTGAACAGAACTTTATCTGTAGATCTGCCAGATCTAAGCAAACACCAAATGGGGCTTAATTAAACAGCAACAGCTCAGCACTCCACTCTCTGCTTTTCCGATATAAtcttatttctttctcctgtgccacctccaggtTGCCTTGCTCAGAGCCCACGCAGGGGAACATCTGCTCCTGGGGGTGGCCAAGAGGTCCATACCATACACTGACTTCCTGCTATTAGGTGAAGTACTGAAACACTCCTGCTTTTATAATTCACCCCTTCCAAATCATTCCCAAGTGTTCTGCACCCCTGAAACCCCCTCTGCACTCCTGGGTGTGGGCTGAACCTCTGAATGGAGACAGTGCTGGAGAGGAGAGTAAAGAGGAGCAAATAAATTCACTgggattttaaaattgtttcctCACTGCTTTGAAATTGTGGATGAGAAAGCCCCAGTATTGAAATGGCATCTCAAACTGGGTTGTCTTGGTTTTGTAGCTGAAATTGCCAAGGCCCAAGCAATGAGGTATTTGGGTATAAATACCTAAAAACTTAGCAGAAATGTCTATTAAAGATTACAGTGTAAATAGGTGTTTCCTTCTCATGTAGCTCTCTGCCACCACAGGTGGgatttttcttgtaaaaatgAGAATACTGACCATGAAAGGCTCACATTAAAGAACAGAGAGAGATAGCTTTGTTtaagcaaagaaaaccaaaaataaagaTGCAACACTGCTTACAAACAGATGCTCGATGTaacagaggcagagcagggcatggAGCAGGCTGTGTGCACAGtgtgggtgaggagcaggggaTGAGATCCAGGGCTCGCCTCTCTCGTGGATTACTGACAAAGCTGCAGGGTGGAAATTGCTGCAAATGGCACTGGGACTGTCAGGCCACCCTGCTCGGGGTGACTGCTGGAtgagagcagagccagagccaaAACCTGATGGGGAATTTCTCTTCCCAGGGAATGATTTCATCATCCCAAtgcactgcccagagctggagATCGCTCGTGTGGCCACCAGGATCTTGGACGAGCTGGTGAAGCCCTTGCGGGACATCCAGATCGATGACAACGAGTACGCCTGCCTCAAAGCCATCATCTTCTTTGACCCAGGTGAGATCCCCTCTGACCGCCCAGCACGgggcctgcagagcagctggggctctccaaaaaccaggaaaatccCTTGGAAGCAGCTCTACCTCTCACCCTGCCCGTGCTGTAACGAGAAATGCTCAGCGGTGCAGTTTTAAGTCAGAAGTGACCCATTCCTGAGTGTTTTTAGCAAGTATGAACTCCAGCCAGGCTGatgtgcagggctctgcaggaggagTTTGGCAGCTTCAGGAGCTTGGCTTTGGGAAAGCCCATCAGCCTGAAATGCAGGACATTGCATTTATAATGATCATTAAGCACATACATGCCCGTATTAATTATGTAGAAGCAAAGTGAGCCAAACAAGCAGCAGCGAGCCAAGGAGCATCCATAAGAGCCAGAGAGCACCATCAAAAACCAcagagagctgggctgctcaGAGTGCccagaaatatcaaaatatcagGGGTCTGCTAATGGATCTTGCTGGAAGCCAGCAGCAACCTGGGGCAGGGCTGATATACaggatggagagcagggaaacacagagaaaaaccaGTTTGTTTTGAAGCTCTGCTGGGTTTattccaggagcacagggagttCTGCCTCAGCCCAGGTTCCAGTGGAGGAGGTGGGAGAACAATCCCAAGTCCAGACAATGCCCTTTTGTTTTTTAGCATGGAGAAATCAGAGTACCATCCATTAATTTCGGGGTATTTTCTGTATTCACTGGTTGAAAATCAAGAACCAGGAGTTTCAGGAACACCATGAGCTTTGCTTCACCAAagcctgctgtgagcagagTAAGGGATGCTTTCATCAAATGGATTTTGACAAATTACCCTCTCAGCTGATCAGTGTCTCCCTGCAGCTTTAGATCAAAGTGACAATGAGGTGCTGAGGTtccagctgggaggaggaagcGTGAAGCTCCCCAGAAGTGAAGTTCATCCATGCTAACGAGCAGGAATGTCCTCAGAGCTCCCCGTGCTGACACTCGATCATTTGTTAACCATTTTATCTAATCTCTTGGCACTGCAATCCCCAAAATGTGGTGCCTGTGGATTCTTTGCAGACAGTGAAGGAAATGTGCAGTGATCCAGAATGCTCAGGTTTAGAtaacagcagaggcaggagtgGGAGGCTGTAAATGCCAGCACTTCACCCCACTCGGGGATAAATTTATTTGCTTCAGCAAAGCTGGACCAGTGGTCCTTGGATAAAAGGATTGACCACAGGTCAAAGAGAGGAGAGCAAGACAGGAACTGATGCTGCAGTGAGTGCAATCACAACACACAGGCACTGAAACTGCTTGCATTTAGTGGTGGCAGTTGTGACTCAAAGTTTTCAGGGGAAAATTCCAGGCTGTTTCCTTGGAaggataaatattttaacttctAAAATTTTCCCCTTTGCTAATGGCAGTAGGCAGACACATTCATGTGAAGCAAGTTCCTATTTTCTTACTCTTTCCCTTCAAAATCTCCTCAAATTACAGTTTCTCCTCCAATTActgttttcccctccctgtctccctgtctccctgtccCATGTGAGATGTGAAGCATTGGCAGCCCAGACTGCCAGCTGACCTTGGAGGCTCTGTCAGAGCATCTCTGCCATCTCATCCTTTTCcctgtgatgccttgggaaggctgagctggaacagagactggacagagccagagaataaagcagagatttattgaaagggcttttaggatacaccttgggcaggacaagagcctggccagggctacacccaaggtggacccaaaatggtcacaaaatggacccaaaatggacccaaaatggtcacaaaatggacacaaaatggacacaaaatggtcacaaggGCTCACACATTTGTAAGTTTTcgtccatttgcatattggggtttaattgtccagttactGCTTCAGGTTACGAAGGTTattcttgttcctccctcagccacccttgtttgtgctttgggctgaaagttgtccttggtgtgcagcaggagaaggatttgttttgtgtccctgctgtgtgcagagctgagtgaccctgactgtgagctcagagctgcaccctgggcagcgcagagcctgaaatacagcaaagatAAAACCTGAGGCATCACCAGCACACAGCCTGCCTGACAGGGCAATGTTTGCCCACGCAGACCAGCAGCTAACTCCGTTTTCCCCTGTGGCAGACTGCAGAGGGCTGAGTGAGGCGGGCAAGGTGAAGAACATGCGCTTCCAGGTGCAGGTGAACCTGGAGGATTACATCAACGACCGCCAGTACGACTCGCGCGGCCGCTTCAGCgacatcctgctgctgctgccgccccTGCAGAGCATCACCTGGCAGATGATCGAGCAGGTGCAGTTCGTGAAGCTCTTCGGCGTGGCCAGGATCGacagcctgctgcaggagatgctgctgggagGTACGAGCCCCTCCCGAGGATGGGCAGCACGGCTGGGCTGTCTCAGAGCTCCTCGTAGGGTTTTGTGTCTGGGTTTGTgtctgctgggagggaggatggagggagagggtttttgagctgaaagagaaaaggtttaggtgggattttgggaaaaaattcttccctgtgagggtggggaggccctggtacaggtgcccagagaagctgtggctgcccctggatccctggatgtgtccaaggccagtttggatgggtttggagcagcctgggacagtgggtggcatccctgccTATGACATGGGGTGGAAATGGGATGAGCTccaagatcccttccaaccaaaaccgTTTGATGAATTGTAGTTTGAAGGATCCTTCTCACTCCAGTCCAATCCCAGAGCCTTTCTTTCCAGCCTAGCTCTGGAAACCTCCTGAGGTTCACAGCAAAGGATCTGCTCTGTGGTGTGGCACCTGACTCAGGCCTCCGACCTAACTGAGGCAGTTTAAGGAAGACAATACCTTTTTTGTTAGAAAAGTGCAAAAGTTATAACTTTATGGGAAGCCTGGATTAGGGCAGCACTTGGGACACacccccaggcagagcagagcagctgaaacCCCAGACAAACCGGGGGGGGCTGTCCCTACACAgcaaagaggaaggaagcaAGGATGAGCCATTAACCCTCACCCACAGAGGTCCTCCACATCCTCTGGATGAAAAAGATTTAGCCCAGAGCATCTGGCTGGTCGGGAACCATGCAAGGAATGATGTCTCTTCCCAATTCCACTTGCAGGAACCGCTGCTGATCTCCAGTACCAGTCAGCACCTCCCAACCTCAACCTGGAACCACTGCCAGGACACGTCCTGCAGAGCAACATGACCTCTGTGATCCACACTGCTCCAGACCGTATGTGCCCCCCTTCTTACATTATTTACAGCTCATTTTCACATTATTTACAGCCCATTTTTACATCATTGGCATCAGCATAAccagggagctgggcagcagacacagttcagaaaaaaaagtttgtttatttatttacttatttatttagagagcttattttttaaagtgtattgattttaaaagactgttttaaaaaggtttatttatttaataatacatttagaaaaataagtaaataaataaatattttaaaatattatttattttaaaaaaaaattaagttcttTAAGTTTGCTGAAGTAAATTTAGGTTTAGTTAAGCTCTTTAAGTTTATTTATACGAGTTTAAGTGTTACACTGGAATCAGAGCTcgcagctgccctggctgacTCCTTTCCATGGTTCCAGAGAGAAGTTAGGATTTTTAATGGTAATATGACCCAGGGGGCGATGTTGAGATGTCACTAAAATGAcacaagatggaaaaaaaaaagggcgaGAAATCAAGATTGGGTGTTTCTGTGCATTTGGCAGCACCGGGAGATGCCAAACGGAGGACAGATGGTTATTTATGGCAGGAGTTCCCTGTGCTTGCTGCCAAACAACAGGACCTGAACAGAAGCTCATCTTCatcactgctgggctgggttAAGGCATTTATCCCCTGTAGGACCACGctgttaaaaatagaaagaacaGGAGGTGTAATTGAACAGCCACTGCCATGTACCCACAGTGTCCTGCACTCACAGCCACCCTCCCTCTGCCACCTACAATCATTTACCTCCCGCAGTGTATTCTGCTGTTTCTCAGCTGTATTAACATTGGCATCATGGATTTTAGGTGGTTTTATTTAGCTTTTAAGCCCCTTTCCAGCAAAGGAGATTAGAGAAATGCTGCGCTCTGTGAGgtgcagtggggctgcaggtTGAGCTCCTCTCTGACAAGGAGAGGAGGGATTGAAAAGCAGCTGGGGGCATTCCCCAAGTGCAAAATGCTGAGAAGAATTGATCCGTGCCTGCCAGTGCACCCTGGGCCTCCTCACAAACCAGGAGGCAGGGATGTGCCAGCACCCCCcaagctcctgctcctgcctttgcagggTGCTTTGCTGGTTTCTCCTGAACAGCACCCAAGCCCATGAtaatcctttttcttcttctctcccGCAGCATCTCCTGAGCCATCCCTTCCATCTCcttctgccagcacaggcagtgaaGACTATAAACTCGGCTCCAGCGCAGGGCCCAGCACCgtggtgcagctcctgcctcagcccGTGATCCCCAAGCAGGAGATGCTCTagggagagcaggaaggaggagctggcagtgaaCAGGGCCCTTTCTCTTTGCAGAGGCCAAGCACGGCACCTCCCTGCCCGCTGCCAGCCTTCCCCgcccgccagccccgcgccAGGGACAGCCCGCGGAGGAGCCTCGCCACAGGACCCCCACCTCCAGCACCCCCGGGCACCAGGACTGGGGTTCGTGCCCtcctcagcagggccaggactgCCAGCCCTCGGGGACAGGGCTCTCAGGGTGTTTGTGACCCTCCGTGTGCCCTCGGTGTCACCACGACCCTTCCATCAGCCCCGGCGCCTCGCACGGCTCCTGGGAACCCCTCACGCACACAGCACGGCCTCCACTGGGATGAGAAGGTCCAAAAAAAGGTCTATTGAAAGGTCTATGAACAGGTCTATTCCCAGCACAAATTTAATTGATCACACTCTCGTTTCTCCTGTTAAGCTTTAGGAAAAATAGCATCATAATCCTTACAAGGCCAAGGCCTTATTCCACCCAGAGGGACAAACAGGGCAGCCAACATTTCTTGCTGTCCAGTTCTTTTTTATGAACAGAAATACCAacattttgctatttttcataatttccaGTATATCCAGAGTCCATTTGTGAGCCAGTGGACTCTGCCTTGTGAGCAGTAGCAAAGATCTCTGCCTCTCACCGTGGCTGCTCTGCTAAAGCCCCAAATCAAGGCTGACTTATCCCAACCCCTGCTTGGTATCTTCTGCAGACATTTACTGCAAACATTTCTGGAAGAAGCAAGTGCCCCAAAATACCTTTTTCCAGTACACAGACAcgatttttctgcagttttttatttctttgtaatgTCTGCAGGGTGGCTGTAGATTAGCCAAGAAAAGGAACAGGCAGGTCTGTGAGCCACTTTTATAAAAAGGGTTTGTATTTAAACCAAGGTGCTTCTGCCTCAATGTAAAGTTTAATCAGCAGTTAAACAACAAATTAAATAAGCCCAGTGGTGACTACAGAGCCTCAGGAGTTCCCAAAGTGCTGTCGTTGTGCTACAGAGTTGATTTCAATGAACGGGACCttattaaaagcaaattatCAGATTTCCACAAAACTTCAGCTCGTTTGTGCACCAACCTCTATCAAAGAGTCACTGAGGGACTGGGAGTGGCCGTCCTGAGCACTGGGACAGCAGAGAATTCCTAGTCCTGACCCTCTGCACCAATTCCCAgccccagaggggctgtgggagcacCTGGACTTGCTCAGCTGAGGAAACAACCCCAGGACTGGAAGGGAATTTGGgaagagcagcccagctcccagcagcaggggaaatTCAGCATTGCCACTCTGCAGCACCAGAGAGAGCTGAAAACCATCAGAGAGCGGCTCGAATTTCACCTGGAtcagaatgttttctttttctcctgcctctgatgAATTTGATCTGACATTTTATGCTGATAGCCCTGATTTGAAACAGCTCTATCTGGAAAGCAGGTTCCACTGCAGGCATTCCTGCTGCATGACAGATGCAACTGTTCTGAGCCAGCGTTGCTTCCagtgcctccagcagctccattcCATTCCTCTTCCAGACAATAAATGTACATTAATACTCATTAATggtaagaaaataaatctagGGGGGAAATAAATTCCATATTCTCGTATTTCATCCGGAcagtttgccttttttcttgAATTCAAAACCAAGTTTCCAAGGTTCTCCACTGATTTCTCCAATACACCTatctatttttcattaaaaagaatcACCTCTGCCTGCAAAGCCTGGCTTTCACTGGATACCGATGGAATTCACTaactaagaagaaaataaagttgtCTGTGCATCAGTGGATATCAGACTCATTCCCCAGTGCTCTGCTGGTCTGGAGAAGGTTTGCAGCAAGAATAATTTACTGAATAAAGGCCAAAAGAGAGTTTGGCTGTGAATCTTTCTGTCTTCCCTATCTCAAACCCCACTCTAAATTAAACCAATGTTCTTACACAAATACACCTTGGAAGTGACTATTTTATTGGAATCATGATTTTGTTAACAAAAGAGGTTCAAAGCCATCGTTTAATAATATTTCCCTTGTCCAATGCCAGCTGCATATCAAAATGGGGCACCTCAGGCAAGAAAACCTTAAGTATTTCTGAGTTACCCCTTTCCTTGCCAATTCTAATATTTGGCATCTTTACCACTGAATCTGGGTCCAATATTAACTTTATGCTGCACTATAATATAAGGAGAAATTGCAGAAATAGTTTGGAGGTGCAAAGTTTTGCCTCTGTTATTAAAAACCAGCCTGTGCTTGCTTTGATGCCTGCTGGATAATTTCCAGGGCTCTGGTTGGGGATGACAAGAGTGAAGTGCAGGACAGGAGCAGATGTGAGAGTGGAATacaggcaggaaaaaataattaaaatatattcagaacACAAAAACCATGACTAAGTGAaagaagcagaataaaaaattaacaatCTTGTCAATGAAGAAgcaccaaccacattaaaatATGAATCAACCTGTAACCctgttcagaagaaaataataaaaatatacagaacCAATGCTGGTGCACTCAGTGTTATTAACAGATTCCAGAATCATTTTACAGCccaatttctgtatttcaaaatcCCTCAAGCCACTTTCTTTTTCCAACAGCATTGGACCTGCAGCcaagagagagaagcagaacaAATGTTGCAATTTAACATTTCTGCACAGGACAGACAGGCATAAAGAAATCCATAAATAAATTCTTGCTCAGTCTAAGACTTCAGAAAGGATTCCTGGAACAATACTGACATTACTACTAGAAATTAAACAAGAAAGTAAAAGGGAGATAAATTGGCAGGCTCCATCTGCAGGGACGTCTGTTCCCTCTGGAGAATAAACAAACTCTTCcctaaaacacacacaaacacagcccagccctgctgctgtggcacacaaacacagatcATTAACCTGCTCCAAAATAtcagcagcactggcaccaAGTCTGTGCTCATGGATTTGGAGCTCTTTCCTCCACAGAAACATCAGAGCAGAGCGTGACATAGACCCAGAAAATATCTCAAGGTGTTTTTTTAGAATTATTGCAAAGGGAAACGAACAGCTTCGAGTCTCTCCatccttttttccatttgttcctcctctcccttgttTGGGTGGGCACTCCCAACCTGCTGCTCTCCAAGCTCAGAACTGCCTTTGCTCCTGAAGctgcagaaacaggaaaaaatccaacatTTGCACAGAAAAACTGGAGACTCACAGCTGCAGTCACCCCAAATTCCTTGGAAGTGCAAAGGCTGGAATAACAAGGTGAATTTTCAGATTGGAACTGTTCTCCCACTCACCTCAGACAAACAGGGTGGGAACAAGACAAGCTTGGTCCTTCCCATGTAAatcattccatggttctgtaaTAAAATAGTTAATTACACCACaggatgaagaaaaaggaatgcCCAAGAAGGACTTAAAGCTTGTAGCTTAAAATTCTTAATGAGCAGAGGAGCCTCTTTAATTTGGAGCAGTATCACCTGttaattaatataaattaattacaaaccaaaaaattCAACACTATTTCCCTGAAACTGCTTCAATCTCAAatatatgggaaaaaaaaccctgacatgTAGAGAAGTTAATCAACTAAGACTTCAATTCATtagtttattctttttttacataaaaaaaaattacaacgGAAGGATTTGAAAAGCCGAGTAAACCGGATTTCACACGCACACATTTGCCAAGTCACAGGGTTCAACCACCTGGAGtgatattttctgattttctcatgGAACAATATACACAGCAAGAGCCTCAGGACAAAGCCAGacactttcttttccccccatAATCTTTAAGGTGTGCAACTGAATCTGCACAGAATTCCGTGGAACTCCCAGCTTCCCCCTCAGTTTTGTCCAGTGGATTTCCACCTGGGAAGTCTCCAGCATTCCGCACCACCACCCTCTCCCCAGCAAAGTGAAAACATCCCAAAGTATTGCACAGTTTTGTTCACAGGGCCACGGACAAGAAAGGGATCCCTCAGCACCTTCAGCCACCCCATGGAACAGAAACTGATGGAGCTGGGATCAGGATGCCATGGAGAGATGGAGAAGCAGAGCACTGAGAAAGgaaacagctcctgcagagccccagggctggaatGCAGGCTCGGAGCTGCTCGAGGTGGGACACGGCCCCAGTGCCACTGGCTGAGCAAAAGCAAGAACAGGACAATTTTAAGGCAAGTCCCAAAACAGGGAGCTATTTACTTTCTAGGCACGATTTCAAGCTATGCATCAAGGCTCCTGCTTTATCCTTTATATGGTCAGTAATTTATAGGTTaacagtaatacaaaaaaatagtctaaatgtcatttttaaagaATCAACTTTTAGCTGGATTTTTATTACTTGCAGCTTGTATTTCATTACTTGCAGATTTATGAACATTTTCTAGCACTACTGTTGTTTGTCAGGCCCACATAAAGCAGTTCTAGATCTATATTGCTCTCATTTCTTCAAAGTAGTTTTGGTTGGAAACGGTTAAATTCAAAATAACTTTTACTATTGCAGATGTTTCTACATTTAAGGAGTGCTGTACTTGAGAAAGGAGGGAAGCTGCctctttctctgctgtctttGTTCAAGGGATCATTAACAGCTTTCCCTCTGTGAAAAGTCTGTACAGTAAAAAAGGGGCAGAACAAGGCCCTACAAGGACAAAGTGTTTGCAGTGAATTACCCCGATGTGTCCACTCAGTGTCCCCTCACACAGCAGGACACGGCTGCCACTCACCCCTGTGCAGTCCTCACTGGAGCTCCTCTGCAATCCATGCATGAGGAACTGGAAATGCACatcccagggtgggatttggccccc is from Prinia subflava isolate CZ2003 ecotype Zambia chromosome 13, Cam_Psub_1.2, whole genome shotgun sequence and encodes:
- the LOC134557797 gene encoding hepatocyte nuclear factor 4-beta-like isoform X1, encoding MKLCQSIMDMDMPDYVDSLDSSYTMLEFDNLRVLPNNAEAIAAESANTNLLPNGVSSLCSICGDRATGKHYGASSCDGCKGFFRRSVRKNHVYSCRFNRQCVIDKDKRNQCRYCRLKKCFRAGMKKEAVQNERDRISIRRSSYEDNGSLSINILTQAEAMAQQYLSLSPVHSTDIAMKKIATINDVCESMKQQLLVLVEWAKYIPAFCELPLDDQVALLRAHAGEHLLLGVAKRSIPYTDFLLLGNDFIIPMHCPELEIARVATRILDELVKPLRDIQIDDNEYACLKAIIFFDPDCRGLSEAGKVKNMRFQVQVNLEDYINDRQYDSRGRFSDILLLLPPLQSITWQMIEQVQFVKLFGVARIDSLLQEMLLGGTAADLQYQSAPPNLNLEPLPGHVLQSNMTSVIHTAPDQAKHGTSLPAASLPRPPAPRQGQPAEEPRHRTPTSSTPGHQDWGSCPPQQGQDCQPSGTGLSGCL
- the LOC134557797 gene encoding hepatocyte nuclear factor 4-beta-like isoform X2 — translated: MKLCQSIMDMDMPDYVDSLDSSYTMLEFDNLRVLPNNAEAIAAESANTNLLPNGVSSLCSICGDRATGKHYGASSCDGCKGFFRRSVRKNHVYSCRFNRQCVIDKDKRNQCRYCRLKKCFRAGMKKEAVQNERDRISIRRSSYEDNGSLSINILTQAEAMAQQYLSLSPVHSTDIAMKKIATINDVCESMKQQLLVLVEWAKYIPAFCELPLDDQVALLRAHAGEHLLLGVAKRSIPYTDFLLLGNDFIIPMHCPELEIARVATRILDELVKPLRDIQIDDNEYACLKAIIFFDPDCRGLSEAGKVKNMRFQVQVNLEDYINDRQYDSRGRFSDILLLLPPLQSITWQMIEQVQFVKLFGVARIDSLLQEMLLGGTAADLQYQSAPPNLNLEPLPGHVLQSNMTSVIHTAPDPSPEPSLPSPSASTGSEDYKLGSSAGPSTVVQLLPQPVIPKQEML